A single window of Qipengyuania sediminis DNA harbors:
- a CDS encoding putative DNA modification/repair radical SAM protein: MASQSILQKLEILADAAKYDASCASSGTAKKDSLGGKGIGSTEGMGICHAYAPDGRCISLLKILLTNHCIFDCHYCVNRKSSNVRRARFTPQEVADLTLSFYRRNYIEGLFLSSGIVKSSNHTMEQIVEVARILREEHDFRGYIHLKTIPEADRELVHQAGLYADRVSINVELPTDAGLTRLAPDKDARQIEGAMGHLKSDIVEAKDAKRRFRNAPRFAPAGQSTQMIVGADAATDADIVGKASRLYDNFRLRRVYYSAFSPIPDASAVLPLKRPPLIREHRLYQSDWLMRFYGYQPGEVMQATEADGNLPLDIDPKLAWALKFRERFPVDVNRASKDDLLRVPGLGVKAVNQIIASRRHRTLRLEDVARLTVSLTKVRPFIVTADWRPLVLADRADLRSLLAPKTEQLELFAA, from the coding sequence ATGGCGTCGCAGAGCATCCTACAGAAGCTGGAAATCCTCGCCGACGCAGCGAAATACGATGCCTCCTGCGCTTCGTCCGGCACCGCGAAAAAGGATTCGCTTGGCGGTAAGGGGATCGGCTCGACCGAGGGTATGGGCATTTGCCACGCCTATGCGCCCGATGGCCGCTGCATCTCGCTGCTCAAGATCCTGCTGACAAATCACTGCATTTTCGACTGCCATTACTGCGTCAACCGCAAGAGCTCGAACGTGCGGCGCGCGCGCTTCACACCGCAGGAGGTCGCCGACCTTACGCTCTCGTTCTACCGGCGCAATTACATCGAGGGGCTGTTCCTCTCCTCGGGCATCGTAAAGAGCTCGAACCACACGATGGAGCAGATCGTCGAGGTCGCTCGCATCCTGCGCGAGGAACACGATTTTCGCGGCTATATTCACCTGAAGACCATCCCGGAGGCCGATCGCGAGCTGGTGCATCAAGCCGGCCTTTATGCCGATCGCGTCTCAATCAATGTCGAGCTGCCGACCGATGCGGGCCTGACCCGCCTCGCCCCCGACAAGGACGCGCGTCAGATCGAAGGGGCGATGGGGCATTTGAAGAGCGACATCGTCGAGGCGAAGGACGCGAAAAGGCGTTTCCGCAATGCCCCGCGTTTCGCCCCCGCAGGCCAATCGACGCAGATGATCGTCGGCGCCGACGCCGCGACCGATGCCGATATCGTCGGAAAGGCGAGCCGGCTCTATGACAATTTCCGCCTTCGCCGGGTTTATTACAGCGCCTTCAGCCCGATCCCCGATGCGAGCGCGGTGTTGCCGCTGAAGCGCCCGCCGCTGATCCGCGAGCACCGCCTTTACCAGTCCGACTGGCTGATGCGCTTCTACGGCTACCAGCCCGGCGAAGTGATGCAGGCGACCGAAGCGGACGGCAATCTACCCCTCGACATCGATCCCAAGCTGGCCTGGGCGCTGAAGTTTCGCGAGCGTTTCCCGGTTGATGTCAATCGCGCCAGCAAGGACGATCTGCTGCGCGTGCCGGGCCTTGGCGTGAAGGCGGTCAATCAGATTATCGCGAGCCGCCGCCATCGCACGCTCCGGTTGGAGGATGTTGCCCGGCTGACGGTCTCACTCACAAAAGTGCGGCCCTTCATCGTTACCGCCGATTGGCGGCCGCTCGTGTTGGCCGACCGGGCAGACCTGCGCAGTCTGCTCGCGCCCAAGACCGAGCAGCTCGAACTGTTCGCAGCATGA
- a CDS encoding winged helix-turn-helix domain-containing protein: protein MKSHDGLLRFGDFTLDPANRRLLRGGAVVELGGRYLDALILFAHEPGQLITKDRLHEEVWRGVPVTDEALSQAIMALRRALGDDAARPRYIETVPRHGYRFIAPLLSDDASRVTQPPPPARAAPSDYVTLRLIAGGIIGAAVAGALVGLAYGSLAAGEGAGRGLSLVLVLVTVCVLAALVSALGIATGIGLATRAARWRGWHALAGGALGGLVIGGFARLLGSDALRLLVGSAPERIAGAWEGLAIGIATGLGYWLSRRGGALGAAAPALLGGAAGSGIILSGGTLMAGSLAALTARFPNAGLGMGWTGDPLLLTLSGAFEGALFTAALAYGLTRARASH from the coding sequence ATGAAATCGCATGACGGACTGCTGCGCTTCGGCGATTTCACGCTCGACCCCGCCAACCGGCGGCTGCTGCGCGGTGGGGCCGTGGTGGAGCTCGGCGGGCGCTATCTCGATGCGCTGATCCTCTTCGCCCATGAGCCCGGGCAGCTCATCACCAAGGACCGGCTGCACGAGGAGGTGTGGCGCGGCGTGCCGGTGACCGACGAAGCGCTGTCGCAAGCGATCATGGCGCTACGCCGCGCGCTCGGCGACGATGCCGCGCGCCCGCGCTATATCGAGACGGTGCCGCGCCACGGCTATCGCTTCATAGCCCCGCTGCTCTCGGACGATGCATCGCGGGTGACCCAACCGCCGCCCCCCGCGCGCGCGGCGCCAAGCGACTACGTGACGCTTCGCCTGATCGCAGGCGGAATCATCGGCGCGGCAGTGGCGGGGGCGCTGGTTGGCCTCGCTTATGGCAGCCTTGCCGCGGGGGAGGGGGCGGGGCGCGGGCTCTCGCTGGTGCTGGTGCTCGTCACTGTCTGCGTCCTCGCCGCGTTGGTTTCCGCCCTCGGTATCGCCACCGGAATCGGCCTGGCGACCCGCGCGGCACGCTGGAGAGGGTGGCACGCGCTAGCCGGGGGTGCGCTCGGCGGGCTCGTTATCGGGGGTTTTGCCCGGCTTTTGGGAAGCGACGCGTTGCGCCTGCTGGTCGGCAGCGCACCCGAACGCATCGCGGGAGCCTGGGAAGGCCTTGCGATCGGCATAGCCACGGGGCTCGGCTACTGGCTGTCCCGGCGCGGGGGCGCGCTAGGGGCCGCCGCGCCGGCGCTCTTGGGCGGAGCCGCGGGGTCGGGGATCATCCTGTCTGGCGGGACGCTCATGGCGGGCAGTCTCGCCGCTCTCACGGCACGTTTCCCAAACGCGGGGCTCGGCATGGGGTGGACGGGCGATCCGCTGCTGCTGACGCTATCTGGCGCATTCGAAGGCGCGTTGTTCACCGCTGCGCTCGCTTATGGCCTGACGAGGGCTAGAGCGTCGCATTGA
- a CDS encoding Y-family DNA polymerase, with amino-acid sequence MPSRRILSVWLRALAMDRHAMVHGPEEPGRPLVLIADTAHGPRIEAVGGASAAAGARRGMMLADARTLCPQIVVAPHDQAGDLAFLEQLAVWALRWGPWSALDPPDGLLVDVTAVPHLFGGEAKLLADVETGFARRGLSIRAAIAPTAGAAWALAHHGPAGAILRNDADMTAQLADLPIAALRLDADVLGVLKRLGIKRLSQLAGIADAGGEGARNGRDAVQRRFRNRRSPAANPLIRLDQLLGRVPEPLLPVVPIDLPMVQRRVMEPIRHRELLDQVLSDLAEDMARALEARAEGARRLELGMWRVDGAVMVKPLELAAATRDPAHICRLFAAKLDDVDAGFGIETVRLRASWSEPLALSQGDFEAAAEAHGTSLAACIDRLSVRLGPGAVSRPVPFASHLPERAQRWQPALAPEPTSQGVLAFHHRPLKLLDKPEQIAVLYATPDGYPQRFRWRGGVHDVVRVEGPERIAPEWWREKGSARLRDYYRIEDDAGRRYWIYRAGLIGDGRGGLPDWFLQGLCA; translated from the coding sequence ATGCCCTCGCGTCGCATCCTTTCGGTGTGGCTGCGCGCGCTCGCCATGGACCGGCATGCGATGGTCCATGGGCCGGAAGAACCCGGGCGCCCGCTGGTGCTGATCGCCGACACCGCGCATGGCCCGCGGATCGAAGCGGTGGGCGGGGCGAGCGCGGCGGCGGGCGCGCGGCGCGGCATGATGCTCGCCGATGCGCGCACGCTGTGCCCACAGATCGTGGTCGCGCCGCACGATCAGGCGGGAGATCTCGCCTTTCTCGAACAGCTCGCGGTCTGGGCGCTTCGCTGGGGCCCGTGGAGCGCGCTCGACCCGCCCGACGGGCTGCTGGTGGATGTCACCGCGGTGCCGCATCTGTTCGGGGGGGAGGCGAAACTGCTCGCTGATGTCGAGACGGGTTTCGCACGCCGCGGCCTTTCCATCCGCGCCGCCATCGCCCCCACCGCGGGCGCCGCCTGGGCGCTGGCGCACCACGGCCCCGCCGGCGCGATCCTCAGGAATGATGCGGACATGACGGCGCAGCTTGCCGATCTGCCGATCGCGGCGCTGCGGCTCGATGCGGATGTGCTGGGCGTATTGAAGCGGCTCGGCATCAAGCGCTTGAGCCAGCTTGCGGGCATCGCGGACGCAGGGGGGGAGGGCGCGCGCAACGGGCGCGACGCGGTGCAGCGCCGCTTCCGCAACCGCCGCTCGCCCGCAGCCAATCCGCTGATCCGGCTCGACCAGCTGCTCGGCCGCGTGCCCGAGCCGCTGCTGCCGGTGGTGCCGATCGATCTCCCCATGGTCCAGCGGCGGGTGATGGAGCCGATCCGCCACCGCGAGCTGCTCGACCAGGTGCTCTCCGACCTTGCCGAGGATATGGCGCGTGCATTGGAGGCGCGGGCGGAAGGCGCGCGCCGTCTCGAGCTCGGGATGTGGCGGGTAGATGGCGCAGTGATGGTGAAGCCATTGGAGCTTGCCGCCGCAACCCGCGACCCGGCGCATATCTGCCGGCTGTTCGCTGCCAAGCTCGACGATGTGGACGCGGGCTTCGGGATCGAGACGGTGCGGCTGCGCGCCAGCTGGTCCGAGCCGCTCGCGCTCTCGCAAGGCGATTTCGAAGCCGCGGCCGAAGCCCATGGCACCAGCCTTGCCGCCTGCATCGACCGGCTGAGCGTGCGCCTGGGACCGGGGGCGGTCAGCCGGCCGGTGCCCTTCGCCAGCCATCTGCCCGAACGCGCGCAGCGCTGGCAGCCTGCGCTGGCGCCCGAACCCACTTCACAAGGCGTCTTAGCCTTTCATCACAGACCGCTCAAATTGCTCGATAAACCCGAGCAGATCGCGGTGCTCTACGCGACGCCCGATGGCTATCCGCAGCGCTTCCGCTGGCGCGGCGGGGTGCACGATGTCGTGCGCGTCGAAGGCCCCGAACGCATTGCGCCCGAATGGTGGCGCGAGAAGGGCAGCGCAAGGCTGCGCGATTATTACCGGATCGAGGACGATGCCGGCCGCCGCTACTGGATTTACCGCGCCGGGCTGATCGGCGACGGGCGCGGCGGCCTGCCCGACTGGTTTCTGCAAGGGCTTTGCGCGTAA
- a CDS encoding pyridoxamine 5'-phosphate oxidase family protein, which yields MKHAEGDPHKLKQQFWRALADSSYLFLELTGRSETAVPMSPQLDKDANSAIWFFTHTKSAFAELGPATATFQSKGHDIFARFDGTLVRETSQERFDQFFNNFVAAWYDGGKNDPDLVFLRMDLGNAEIWNGDMGLLTTAKMAMGMHVEPEAEEQHVKQTSL from the coding sequence ATGAAGCATGCCGAAGGCGATCCGCACAAGCTGAAGCAACAGTTCTGGCGCGCGCTGGCCGATTCCAGCTACCTTTTCCTCGAACTCACCGGCCGTAGCGAGACTGCCGTGCCCATGAGCCCGCAGTTGGACAAGGATGCGAACAGCGCGATATGGTTCTTCACCCATACCAAGAGCGCCTTTGCCGAACTGGGCCCCGCCACCGCCACTTTCCAGAGCAAGGGGCATGACATCTTCGCGCGCTTCGACGGGACGCTGGTCAGGGAAACCAGCCAGGAACGATTCGATCAGTTCTTCAACAATTTCGTCGCCGCCTGGTACGACGGCGGCAAGAACGATCCCGACCTCGTCTTCCTGCGCATGGACCTCGGCAATGCCGAGATCTGGAACGGCGACATGGGCCTGCTCACTACCGCCAAGATGGCGATGGGCATGCATGTCGAGCCCGAGGCCGAAGAGCAGCATGTGAAGCAGACCAGCCTCTGA
- a CDS encoding amino acid permease, whose protein sequence is MASVPGNRSVLARMFARKSIAQVQRETQSSELKRSLGKWNLLLLGVGCIIGAGIFVRTGSAAALHAGPAVLLSFVVAGIVCAFAGLCYAELSSTLPVSGSAYTYGYATLGEFVAWVMGALLLLEYGLAASVVAVGWSGYVVSLLADFGIVIPPQFTGPAGYELVRDGAPVLVNGAPVTTIFNLPAFLICLALAALLVVGVSESAKVNNVIVAIKVSVLTAFIVVGGLIVLSRFGELSAANWVPFIPENTGPGEFGVDGIMRAASIVFFAYIGFEAVSTAGQEAKNPAKDMPFGIIGSLIVCTVIYMLVAAIMTLLVPYSTLNVPDPVAVVVDSFGPQWGWLAKTIKIGAIIGLTSVVLVLMYAQTRIFYTMARDGLLPRVFSRVHPRFKTPALNTVLVGVVTAVAAGFFDINVLGDMTSVGTLAAFAIVCLSVIYLRRAAPELPRGFKVPLYPVLPVLGILSCLYLITTVPWSVLQFFLWYMLGGIVLYFIYGMRNSNLQRGEIQDDAPDESVYPGPVIEDDRPG, encoded by the coding sequence ATGGCCAGTGTTCCCGGCAACCGCTCCGTTCTGGCGCGCATGTTCGCGCGCAAATCGATCGCGCAGGTGCAGCGCGAGACTCAGTCCAGCGAGCTGAAGCGCAGTCTCGGCAAGTGGAACCTGCTGCTGCTCGGCGTCGGCTGCATCATCGGTGCGGGCATCTTCGTGCGGACGGGCAGCGCCGCGGCGCTCCATGCCGGGCCGGCGGTGCTCTTGTCGTTCGTGGTGGCCGGTATCGTATGCGCTTTCGCGGGGCTCTGCTATGCGGAGCTTTCTTCCACCCTCCCGGTATCCGGATCCGCCTACACCTATGGCTATGCGACTCTAGGGGAATTCGTCGCCTGGGTGATGGGCGCGCTCCTGCTGCTCGAATACGGGCTCGCCGCTTCGGTGGTGGCGGTCGGATGGTCGGGATATGTGGTCAGCCTGCTCGCCGATTTCGGCATCGTCATCCCGCCGCAATTCACCGGGCCCGCCGGCTACGAGCTGGTGCGCGATGGCGCGCCGGTGCTGGTGAACGGGGCGCCGGTGACGACGATCTTCAACCTGCCCGCATTCCTCATCTGCCTCGCGCTGGCAGCGCTGCTGGTGGTGGGCGTGTCGGAATCGGCCAAGGTCAATAACGTCATCGTCGCGATCAAGGTCAGCGTGCTGACCGCCTTCATCGTGGTGGGCGGCCTCATCGTGCTGTCACGCTTCGGTGAGCTCAGCGCGGCCAATTGGGTGCCCTTCATCCCCGAGAATACCGGCCCGGGCGAATTCGGCGTTGACGGGATCATGCGCGCGGCATCGATCGTCTTCTTCGCCTATATCGGCTTCGAAGCGGTTTCGACCGCCGGTCAGGAGGCGAAGAATCCGGCCAAGGACATGCCCTTCGGCATCATCGGATCGCTGATCGTCTGCACGGTCATCTACATGCTGGTAGCCGCGATCATGACGCTGCTGGTGCCTTACAGCACCTTGAACGTGCCCGATCCGGTCGCGGTGGTGGTGGACAGCTTCGGCCCGCAATGGGGCTGGCTTGCCAAGACGATCAAGATCGGCGCGATCATCGGCCTGACATCGGTCGTGCTGGTGCTGATGTATGCGCAAACCCGCATTTTCTACACCATGGCGCGCGACGGATTGCTGCCGCGGGTCTTCAGCCGGGTCCACCCGCGTTTCAAGACGCCCGCGCTGAACACCGTTCTCGTGGGGGTGGTGACGGCGGTGGCCGCGGGCTTCTTCGACATCAACGTGCTGGGAGACATGACCTCGGTGGGCACGCTGGCGGCCTTCGCCATCGTCTGCCTCTCGGTAATCTACCTCCGCCGGGCCGCGCCGGAGCTCCCACGCGGGTTCAAGGTGCCGCTCTACCCGGTGCTGCCGGTGCTGGGCATCCTTTCCTGCCTCTACCTCATCACCACCGTGCCATGGAGCGTGCTCCAGTTCTTCCTGTGGTACATGCTGGGCGGGATCGTGCTCTACTTCATCTACGGCATGCGCAATTCCAACCTGCAGCGGGGTGAGATCCAGGACGATGCGCCGGACGAGAGCGTCTATCCCGGCCCGGTGATCGAGGACGACCGGCCGGGCTGA
- the panB gene encoding 3-methyl-2-oxobutanoate hydroxymethyltransferase, whose amino-acid sequence MSTTFQLDTATSRANPTPQPTRRLTVPAIRARKAGGATAQPLVMLTSYTARQAQLLDAHCDMLLVGDSLGQVIYGLPSTLAVTLEMMIAHGAAVVRGSYHALVIVDMPFGSYEASTAQAFASASRIMAETGCAAVKLEGGAAMAETIAFLSSRGIPVMAHVGLTPQAVNVLGGYGARGRSEAEHDKIIADGKAVADAGAFAVVAEGVLEPIAVALTEALEVPVIGIGASARCDGQVLVTEDMLGMFERVPRFVKRYENLAEVIHQAAAAYAGDVRARAFPTPDQTYQPKV is encoded by the coding sequence ATGTCCACCACCTTTCAGCTCGACACGGCGACGAGCCGCGCGAACCCGACGCCGCAGCCAACCAGGCGCCTGACCGTCCCGGCGATCCGCGCGCGCAAGGCCGGCGGCGCCACGGCGCAGCCGCTGGTGATGCTGACGTCCTATACCGCGCGTCAGGCGCAGCTGCTGGACGCGCATTGCGACATGCTGCTGGTCGGGGACTCGCTCGGCCAGGTGATCTATGGTTTGCCGTCCACTCTTGCCGTGACGCTGGAGATGATGATCGCGCATGGGGCGGCAGTGGTGCGCGGCAGCTATCACGCGCTGGTGATCGTGGACATGCCCTTCGGCAGCTACGAAGCCTCGACCGCGCAGGCTTTCGCTTCGGCGAGCCGGATCATGGCGGAGACCGGCTGCGCGGCGGTCAAACTCGAAGGCGGGGCGGCCATGGCGGAGACGATCGCCTTCCTGTCAAGCCGCGGCATTCCCGTGATGGCTCATGTCGGATTGACCCCGCAGGCGGTGAACGTGCTCGGCGGCTATGGCGCGCGCGGACGCAGCGAGGCGGAGCACGACAAGATCATCGCGGACGGTAAGGCCGTGGCCGACGCGGGGGCCTTTGCCGTGGTGGCGGAGGGGGTACTCGAACCCATCGCAGTCGCCCTGACCGAGGCGCTGGAAGTGCCCGTCATAGGGATCGGCGCCAGCGCGCGATGCGACGGGCAGGTGCTCGTCACCGAAGACATGCTCGGCATGTTCGAGCGTGTGCCCCGCTTCGTGAAACGCTACGAAAACCTTGCCGAAGTTATCCATCAGGCCGCTGCGGCCTATGCGGGGGACGTGCGCGCGCGCGCCTTCCCCACGCCCGACCAGACCTATCAGCCGAAAGTCTGA
- a CDS encoding DUF475 domain-containing protein has protein sequence MQSILRHYTFSFVFMAVCLALAAWYGLESTGTLGGMAQLLWIVFVLSILEISLSFDNAVVNASVLKQMDEVWQRRFLTWGIAFAVFGMRIVFPLAIVAIAADVGPVQAVDLSLNNPAEYERIVSSAHVGIAGFGGAFLAMVGLKFFFDRDKDVHWIAAIEAQLSKFAALPAAEIALLLLALWGISSLLPAADALTFLVAGILGLVTFIAVEGLNTILEISEEKKRLAGAAVRSGLGGFLYLNVLDASFSFDGVIGAFALSNNMVVIALGLSIGAMFVRSMTIHLVRQGTLAQYRYLEHGAFWAIIALGAIMLLSARWHIPETITGVIGAVMIGLSLWWSVRFNKRNPDVSETSPATH, from the coding sequence ATGCAATCGATCCTGCGGCATTACACCTTTTCATTCGTCTTCATGGCGGTCTGCCTTGCCCTTGCCGCCTGGTATGGGCTCGAAAGCACGGGCACCCTGGGCGGTATGGCACAATTGCTGTGGATCGTCTTCGTGCTGTCGATCCTCGAAATCTCGCTCAGCTTCGATAATGCCGTGGTGAACGCATCTGTCCTCAAGCAGATGGACGAGGTGTGGCAGCGGCGCTTCCTCACCTGGGGCATCGCCTTCGCGGTCTTCGGCATGCGTATCGTCTTTCCACTGGCGATCGTCGCGATCGCGGCCGATGTCGGCCCGGTGCAGGCGGTCGACCTCTCGCTCAACAACCCGGCCGAATACGAACGCATCGTCAGCAGCGCGCATGTCGGCATCGCGGGCTTCGGCGGCGCCTTCCTCGCCATGGTCGGGCTCAAGTTCTTTTTCGACCGCGACAAGGACGTGCACTGGATCGCCGCGATCGAGGCTCAGCTGAGCAAGTTCGCCGCCCTGCCCGCGGCGGAGATCGCGCTGTTGCTGCTTGCTCTGTGGGGCATATCGAGCTTGCTGCCCGCCGCCGATGCGCTGACCTTCCTCGTGGCCGGCATCCTCGGCCTCGTCACCTTTATCGCGGTCGAGGGTCTGAACACCATTCTCGAGATCAGCGAGGAGAAAAAGCGGCTGGCGGGCGCGGCGGTGCGGAGCGGGCTTGGCGGGTTTCTCTATCTCAATGTCCTCGACGCGAGCTTCAGCTTTGACGGGGTGATCGGGGCCTTCGCGCTGTCGAACAATATGGTCGTGATTGCGCTTGGCCTGTCGATCGGGGCCATGTTCGTGCGCTCGATGACCATCCACCTCGTCCGCCAGGGCACGCTCGCGCAATATCGCTATCTCGAGCACGGCGCTTTCTGGGCGATTATCGCCCTTGGCGCGATCATGCTGCTATCGGCCCGCTGGCATATTCCCGAGACCATCACCGGCGTGATCGGCGCGGTCATGATCGGGCTGTCGCTGTGGTGGTCGGTGCGCTTCAACAAGCGCAATCCCGACGTCAGCGAGACCTCGCCCGCCACACACTAG